A window from bacterium encodes these proteins:
- a CDS encoding cupin domain-containing protein, translating into MLTVNLNKLALTEFTGKTNPKQHCRATFPLLGALGTKNSAAVYFELEPGDSLGRHTDSAEESLLILAGEVEVSVGGEEGRLSQGEIAVVPTMVPHDLRNVGNETAKVLGFFGGANDIVATFDEVWLPTNSNMVETAVMAG; encoded by the coding sequence ATGCTGACCGTTAATCTGAACAAACTCGCATTGACCGAGTTCACGGGAAAAACCAATCCCAAGCAACATTGTCGCGCAACTTTTCCGCTGCTTGGTGCGCTGGGCACCAAGAATTCTGCGGCAGTGTATTTCGAGCTGGAGCCGGGAGATAGTCTGGGCCGCCACACCGATAGCGCTGAAGAATCGTTGCTGATTCTCGCCGGCGAGGTGGAAGTCAGCGTCGGTGGGGAAGAAGGCCGGCTTAGCCAGGGCGAAATCGCCGTGGTGCCCACCATGGTGCCGCATGATCTGCGCAACGTCGGGAATGAAACCGCGAAGGTGCTCGGCTTTTTCGGCGGCGCAAATGACATCGTGGCGACCTTTGATGAGGTCTGGTTGCCGACGAACTCGAATATGGTGGAGACTGCCGTGATGGCTGGTTGA
- a CDS encoding polyhydroxybutyrate depolymerase produces MPSQKTRLAAIALLMLNASLDPVHAAPRQNPQLSSTIQTGSIQVGDLNRTFLYHVPKLLQANPPLVFVFHAGNIDAEQMRAITGYEFERLAEMNGFIVVYPNGFEKSWNDCRQRAPYPANLKQVDDPVFVRALIRHLRAEFGVDSSRVFAMGFSNGAHLAYRLALEMPDEIAAIAAIGANLPTEDNCDCFHSQRPLAVMIVNGDQDRINPYAGGMVTLPSGDHLGAVRSALETADDFRRLAGHEVEPVAHRYPDGDGNAETWVERLTWDGAGLPEVSLLTVHGGGHTIAQTKFQFPEIYGATNADLNSLEEIWNFFARQMQKRRVEGSSVRR; encoded by the coding sequence ATGCCAAGTCAGAAAACACGATTAGCCGCCATCGCCCTGTTGATGTTGAACGCGAGCTTGGATCCGGTTCATGCTGCGCCACGGCAGAATCCGCAGCTCTCCTCCACCATACAAACCGGGAGCATTCAGGTGGGCGATTTGAATCGCACTTTTCTCTATCATGTGCCCAAATTATTGCAGGCGAACCCACCGCTGGTTTTCGTGTTTCATGCCGGCAATATTGATGCAGAACAAATGCGTGCGATTACTGGCTATGAATTTGAACGGCTGGCGGAGATGAACGGCTTCATCGTGGTTTATCCCAACGGTTTTGAGAAAAGTTGGAACGACTGCCGCCAGCGCGCGCCGTATCCGGCCAATTTGAAGCAGGTCGATGACCCCGTCTTCGTCCGCGCGTTGATTCGCCACTTGCGCGCCGAGTTCGGCGTGGATTCCTCCCGCGTCTTTGCGATGGGTTTCTCCAACGGGGCCCACCTGGCCTATCGGCTGGCGTTGGAAATGCCAGATGAAATTGCGGCGATTGCGGCGATCGGCGCGAATCTGCCAACTGAGGACAACTGTGATTGTTTCCATTCGCAACGGCCGCTGGCGGTGATGATTGTAAACGGCGATCAGGATCGCATCAATCCCTATGCCGGCGGAATGGTGACTCTGCCTTCCGGCGATCATCTCGGTGCCGTGCGTTCTGCCCTGGAGACGGCTGATGACTTTCGCCGATTGGCCGGGCATGAAGTTGAACCAGTAGCCCATCGCTATCCGGACGGCGACGGCAATGCCGAAACCTGGGTGGAACGTCTCACTTGGGATGGCGCGGGCTTGCCGGAAGTCAGTCTGCTCACGGTTCATGGCGGCGGACACACGATTGCGCAGACCAAGTTCCAGTTCCCTGAAATCTATGGCGCAACCAATGCTGACCTCAACAGCTTGGAGGAAATCTGGAATTTCTTCGCTAGGCAAATGCAGAAACGCCGTGTTGAAGGATCATCGGTGAGGAGATAA